CTGGATGACGAGGAGCTGGCCGCGGCCAAGGAACGGTGCGGCGACGTCGTGGAGATTCCGACGTACGTGTCGCCGGTCGCGGTGATCTTCAACCTGGAGGGCGTCGAGGAGCTGAACCTCAAGCCCGAGACCATCGCGAAGATCTTCAACCAGAAGATCAAGAAGTGGAACGACCCGGAGATCGCCGCCGACAACCCGCAGGTCGATCTCCCCGACCTCGCCATCACCCCGGTCAACCGCTCGGACGAGTCGGGCACCACGGAGAACTTCGTCGAGTACCTCAAGGCTACCGCGGACGAGGAGTGGCCGTACGAGGTCAGCGGCGACTGGCCGGTGAAGGGCGGCGAGGCGGCCCAGGGCACCTCGGGCGTCGTCCAGGCCGTCAGCAACGGCAACGGCACCATCGGTTACGCCGACGCCAGCCAAGCCGGCGACCTCGGCACGGTGCGGATCGGGGTCGGTGACGACTTCGTGGCCTACTCGCCGCAGGCCGCCGCCAAGGTGCTGGAGGTCTCCGAGCGCATCTCCGGCCGCGGCGACACCAGCTTCGCCTATGAACTCGCGCGCGACACCACCGAGGAGGGGACCTACCCCATCGTCCTGGTCTCGTACGCCCTGGCCTGCACCAACTACGATGACCCGGCGAAGGCCGAACTCGTGAAGTCGTACTTCAACTACATGATCAGCCCCGAGGGGCAGCAGGCTGCGGCGGACAACGCCGGTTCCGCTCCCATCTCCGACGCGCTGCGCGAGGAGATCCAGCCCGCTGTCGACGCGATCGGCTCCGGAAGCTGACACTGACAACCACAATCGTTCGGGTGGTCACCGAACCCAGGTGACCACCCGAACGCCGTGTCCGGGGGTCGTGGCACGTAATGACGCGGGCATCGCGACCAGCACCAGAAGGGATGGCAATTGCCCAGCAAAGCGGAAGGGCCGCGGGCGCGAAAAGTGCCGCAGCGGCCGGGTGACCGCATCTTCGCTGGCGCCTCCACAGGCGCGGGCGTCCTGATCCTTGTCGTACTCGCGGGTGTCGCGGCGTTCCTCCTCGTGGAGGCATGGCCCGCGCTCGTCGCTCCCGCGGAGGACATCCCCGGCGGGGAAGGACTCGCCGTCTACATTTGGCCGCTGCTGTTCG
The window above is part of the Saccharomonospora glauca K62 genome. Proteins encoded here:
- the pstS gene encoding phosphate ABC transporter substrate-binding protein PstS, with the protein product MKRYPLGRVVALPAAAALTLGIAACGSANEQGGGQGGDDSGLSGTISGAGASSQEAAQKAWQAGFLNSNPDVTVNYDPIGSGGGREQFINGGSDFGGSDAYLDDEELAAAKERCGDVVEIPTYVSPVAVIFNLEGVEELNLKPETIAKIFNQKIKKWNDPEIAADNPQVDLPDLAITPVNRSDESGTTENFVEYLKATADEEWPYEVSGDWPVKGGEAAQGTSGVVQAVSNGNGTIGYADASQAGDLGTVRIGVGDDFVAYSPQAAAKVLEVSERISGRGDTSFAYELARDTTEEGTYPIVLVSYALACTNYDDPAKAELVKSYFNYMISPEGQQAAADNAGSAPISDALREEIQPAVDAIGSGS